The proteins below come from a single Xenopus tropicalis strain Nigerian chromosome 9, UCB_Xtro_10.0, whole genome shotgun sequence genomic window:
- the mprip gene encoding myosin phosphatase Rho-interacting protein isoform X4, translated as MDVGDHNGHSTVSIANRQYAILADVPRARRISHRDAFQVERRRLEQQNRARSPGREEVARLFGQQRRRSLVIEKFEALDIEKAEQMETSSSTKPTSEARQGRSEKRTFPRKRDESGVSSMSDVSASPMSPYRRAKSLDRRSTESSMTPDLLNFKKGWLTKQCQDGQWKKHWFVLTDQTLRFYRDSVAEEAADLDGEIDLSTCYDVTEYPVQRNYGFQIHTKEGEFTLSAMTSGIRRNWIQTIMKHVRPNTAPDVTSSLPEEKNKTSSSFSSPQSDKKESEHPEAEVEQKRSRARERRREGRSKTFDWAEFRPIQQAMAQERAQAEALKSISSYDTTDSKNDLEELERERARRREERRKRFESSDSVEEPTVEDASHMEVENMDIRPNVQVEIEQRWQQVETTPLREEKQIPIAPLPLPSPPLKHPSEDISALLQKQLEHSQKEVSDLLEENLALQQRLKEALEQQHNARDGYVLQNELADPTPDAWQRLHKVNEDLQNELESQCKRQELLSQQIQAIKHSYGEAKDSIRHQESEMLSFQARLNSAYAELAIKEQALAKFKGDLKMEKDKTKEMLEEWQVNEAALSAQLKASQQKLKEAESLLLEKSQQLRELEMQQALQRDHQKEMQRLQEKLANMRSQLDASEQARILTEERLKMNYEDLLGSYEKEKHVLLHNLKETEDKLEEYEDKLQENDQLMEILQKEKLSASTETSIIVHHLEKQLSEHISKIQKLEEHIKELEQDRDRLSSSCQEMTNQIGLSGHENASLQERLNMQEAEYHQLRSSLEKASEELLKVKEALTEKEEELRLSSETHRRIVDKKDQDINEAIIKMSALGSSLEDTEAKLKVKEETLKRFCNFDVVAQVKDFEGMHLQLEAAKKRITELEQSLVVHRGNAVCEMLDRDSFIDDSQRQTDAHSPLYSTDTSMAEIVQDSASKRQRIRFSSIQCQKYAHSDGSEKTWASSSSSETSQDQVISDDCLTSEATAPYQPSAEADVDTYLSIIRSLETKLYETEEKLKYVTLKLQDERSCIQAQHTHSSAEGHLEEQISSSSTRDISLEEEQTKLERSRSLSQGIAKEVFSSLESCRTMLRDLLNHKDDAQLFYSTLSGIEDALTRSLSSLQQAPMDQVSGECSTMQCMDRNMTTESQHPACEGSAQFLSERLDFEAKMMNGLAESLKSTNPEAMLDNKQSEEACRNVSLVQIWAERLQLERGFWNRVESLRTDIVRNSGELGNDCDKNLHSCTCPSQAPTDEALNRTELSRVTHKMESYLHHVKRLGLQKSQAALGERPIMGGVMSSYVSLDLEQVEQHSPKPQGSNTSSTYPSISFQELLCHQLREYAVLLNSLSYSLKSKSQDDLEEVQRLLDISQQLSCCDRSFSLSSFATGLVREAVLQSQLQYVAFNTQTGSEQEGQRKREALFRAHSETLNRLHQEYQLMLQDKQAELVQRDRAVSESVALANRQIKEAETGYREGLAQLDISYKRDIESLTKKWTESERVLLAEKVEAISKLEASEQERMDLESCYLEKLRNLEAKFQEQIGDLRDLHNHEIHVLEDRYLQRVRQLEETLNNYQKEPQEMPSPREGNLSQGSTADMDTTLVLRERILELEAEMDLMREQMDQKQLEANISSLKEKYQADFEKLKATCERGFAAMEETHQKKIEELQRQHQRELEKLRDEKDRLLAEETAATISAIEAMKNAHREELERELEKSHRSQISSINADVESLRRQYLEELQSIQRELEVLSEQYSQKCLENAHLAQALEAERQALRQCQRENQELNAHNQELNNRLASEITRLRTLLMGDGDGGDVSPLTQGKDAYELEVLLRVKESEIQYQKQEISSLKDELQTALRDKKYASNKYKDIYTELSNVKAKAECDISRLKEQLKSATELLGDKSPENTAVPGYDIMKSKSNPDFLKNDRSSINRQLRNIRSKSLKEGLTVQERLKIFESQNYKKN; from the exons ATGGATGTGGGAGACCACAACGGGCATAGCACTGTCTCCATTGCCAACCGGCAGTATGCCATTCTGGCAGATGTGCCCCGTGCCCGGAGGATCAGCCACAGAGACGCTTTCCAGGTAGAGCGGAGAAGGCTGGAGCAACAGAATCGGGCAAGGAGCCCTGGGAGAGAGGAAGTGGCACGCCTGTTTGGCCAGCAGAGAAG GCGCTCTCTGGTTATTGAGAAGTTTGAAGCTCTGGACATTGAGAAAGCAGAGCAGATGGAGACCAGCAGTTCCACCAAGCCGACCAGTGAGGCCCGACAGGGGCGCAGCGAGAAACGTACCTTCCCCAGGAAGCGG GATGAGTCAGGGGTCAGTTCTATGTCGGATGTTTCAGCCTCGCCGATGTCCCCGTATCGCAGAGCAAAATCACTAGACCGCAGATCTACAGAGTCATCCATGACG CCTGACCTGCTGAACTTCAAGAAGGGCTGGCTAACCAAGCAATGTCAGGATGGGCAG TGGAAGAAGCACTGGTTTGTGCTGACGGATCAGACCCTGAGGTTTTACAGGGATTCCGTGGCAGAGGAG GCTGCTGACTTGGACGGAGAGATCGATCTGTCGACTTGCTACGATGTTACGGAATACCCGGTCCAGCGAAACTATGGCTTCCAGATCCAT ACTAAAGAAGGGGAATTCACCCTATCTGCCATGACCTCGGGCATCCGGCGGAATTGGATTCAGACTATCATGAAGCACGTGCGGCCCAACACAGCTCCTGATGTTACAAG CTCTTTGCCAGAGGAGAAGAATAAAACCTCATCCTCTTTCAGCTCCCCGCAGAGTGACAAGAAGGAATCGGAACATCCAGAGGCAGAGGTGGAGCAAAAGCGGAGCCGGGCTCGGGAACGTAGGAGGGAAGGGCGTTCTAAAACATTCGACTGGGCCGAGTTCCGCCCCATCCAGCAGGCAATGGCTCAAGAAAGGGCGCAGGCTGAAGCCTTGAAATCCATATCCAGCTATGACACCACAGACTCCAAGAATGATCTAGAGGAACTGGAAAGGGAAAGGGCCCGTCGAAGGGAGGAGCGCAGGAAGAGGTTCGAGAGCTCAGACTCCGTGGAGGAGCCAACTGTGGAAGACGCTTCCCACATGGAGGTTGAAAACATGGACATTAGGCCAAATGTTCAGGTTGAGATTGAGCAAAGATGGCAGCAAGTAGAGACCACTCCACTGAGGGAggagaagcagatccctatagcTCCTCTCCCTCTGCCCAGCCCTCCTCTAAAGCACCCGTCAGAAGATATCTCTGCCCTTCTGCAAAAACAG CTGGAGCATAGTCAGAAGGAGGTGTCGGATCTCCTGGAGGAGAACCTTGCTTTGCAGCAGCGACTGAAAGAAGCATTGGAACAACAGCATAACGCAAGGGATGGATATGTGTTACAG AACGAATTGGCAGATCCGACTCCTGACGCATGGCAGAGGCTTCATAAGGTGAACGAGGACCTTCAAAATGAACTGGAGTCCCAATGCAAACGTCAGGAACTCCTGAGTCAACAAATTCAGGCCATCAAACACAGCTACGGAGAAGCCAAAGACTCCATCCGACACCAGGAGTCTGAGATGTTAAGCTTTCAAGCGCGTCTTAATAGCGCATATGCTGAGCTCGCAATAAAGGAGCAAGCTCTTGCAAAATTCAAGGGAGACTTGAAGATGGAAAAGGACAAAACCAAGGAAATGCTGGAAGAATGGCAAGTAAATGAGGCGGCACTGAGTGCCCAGCTTAAGGCTAGTCAACAAAAGTTAAAAGAAGCGGAGTCTTTGCTTTTAGAAAAGAGCCAGCAACTGCGGGAACTGGAAATGCAGCAAGCTCTGCAAAGGGACCATCAAAAGGAGATGCAGAGGTTGCAGGAGAAGCTTGCCAACATGAGGAGTCAGCTAGATGCCAGCGAGCAAGCTCGAATCCTGACAGAGGAGAGACTGAAGATGAATTATGAAGACCTCCTTGGAAGCTATGAGAAGGAAAAGCATGTTTTATTGCATAACCTGAAAGAAACAGAGGATAAACTGGAAGAGTATGAAGATAAGCTACAAGAGAACGATCAACTGATGGAGATTCTTCAGAAAGAGAAGCTAAGTGCAAGTACAGAAACCAGCATCATAGTCCATCACCTTGAAAAGCAACTCTCAGAACATATATCCAAGATTCAGAAGCTGGAAGAACACATCAAAGAGCTGGAACAAGATAGGGACAGGCTGAGTTCATCCTGCCAAGAAATGACAAACCAGATTGGGTTGTCGGGCCATGAGAATGCTAGTCTGCAGGAAAGGCTTAACATGCAAGAGGCAGAGTATCACCAGCTTAGGAGCTCCCTGGAGAAGGCTTCTGAGGAGCTTCTCAAGGTAAAGGAGGCTCTGACAGAAAAGGAAGAGGAATTAAGGCTGTCTTCAGAGACCCACAGAAGGATTGTGGACAAGAAGGACCAGGACATTAACGAGGCCATCATTAAGATGTCTGCTTTAGGCAGCAGTCTGGAAGACACAGAGGCAAAGCTTAAAGTCAAAGAAGAGACTCTAAAAAGGTTCTGCAATTTTGACGTTGTAGCACAGGTTAAGGACTTTGAAGGAATGCATCTTCAACTTGAGGCTGCAAAAAAGCGGATCACCGAGTTGGAGCAGAGTTTAGTGGTTCACAGAGGCAATGCTGTGTGTGAAATGTTAGATAGGGACAGCTTCATAGATGATAGTCAGAGACAGACTGATGCCCATTCTCCTTTGTATAGTACGGACACGAGCATGGCGGAGATTGTGCAGGACTCTGCATCCAAGAGACAAAGGATACGTTTTTCCAGCATACAGTGCCAGAAGTACGCCCATAGTGATGGATCTGAAAAGACATGGGCGAGTAGCTCTTCTTCCGAAACGAGCCAGGACCAAGTTATCAGCGATGATTGTTTAACTTCAGAAGCCACAGCTCCGTATCAGCCCTCAGCAGAAGCTGATGTGGATACATACCTTTCCATTATCCGCTCCTTGGAAACCAAACTCTATGAGACAGAGGAGAAGCTAAAATATGTCACCCTAAAATTGCAGGATGAGAGAAGCTGCATTCAGGCCCAACACACTCATTCAAGTGCCGAGGGCCATCTGGAAGAGCAGATTTCAAGTAGTAGTACTCGAGACATCTCACTGGAAGAAGAACAAACAAAGCTTGAGCGATCAAGGAGCCTCTCACAGGGTATCGCTAAAGAGGTTTTTAGCAGTTTAGAGTCATGTCGAACAATGCTCAGAGATCTTCTTAATCATAAAGATGATGCCCAGCTATTTTATTCCACTTTGTCTGGCATTGAAGATGCTTTAACCCGTTCTCTTAGCTCTTTACAACAAGCTCCTATGGACCAGGTGTCTGGAGAATGCTCTACTATGCAATGTATGGACAGGAATATGACTACGGAAAGCCAGCATCCTGCCTGTGAAGGCTCAGCACAGTTTCTTTCAGAAAGATTAGATTTTGAGGCTAAAATGATGAATGGGTTAGCAGAGTCTCTAAAATCAACAAACCCTGAGGCCATGCTGGACAATAAGCAGAGCGAAGAGGCCTGTAGAAATGTGTCTCTTGTGCAAATATGGGCAGAGAGACTTCAGCTAGAAAGGGGCTTTTGGAACAGGGTTGAGAGTCTCAGAACAGATATTGTGAGGAACTCAGGAGAGCTAGGGAATGATTGCGACAAAAATCTCCATTCATGTACGTGTCCCAGCCAGGCACCGACTGATGAAGCTCTAAACAGAACAGAGCTTAGTCGTGTAACTCACAAGATGGAGTCTTATCTTCATCACGTGAAACGTTTGGGACTTCAGAAGTCCCAAGCTGCTCTTGGAGAGAGGCCTATAATGGGTGGGGTCATGTCTTCTTATGTTTCTTTAGACCTTGAACAAGTTGAGCAACACTCTCCAAAGCCACAAGGATCAAATACGTCTTCTacctatccttccatctctttccAGGAACTGCTCTGCCACCAGTTAAGGGAATATGCAGTCCTTTTAAACTCTCTTTCCTACTCCTTAAAATCTAAGTCACAGGATGACCTGGAAGAGGTTCAGAGGCTCTTGGACATTTCCCAGCAACTCTCTTGTTGCGATAGATCATTTAGTCTTTCCAGCTTTGCCACTGGCCTGGTTCGAGAAGCTGTGCTGCAGTCTCAGCTGCAGTATGTGGCCTTTAACACCCAGACCGGAAGTGAGCAGGAGGGCCAAAGGAAAAGAGAGGCTTTGTTCCGTGCTCACTCCGAGACTCTAAATAGGCTTCATCAGGAGTACCAGTTAATGCTCCAAGACAAGCAGGCGGAGCTTGTTCAGAGAGACAGGGcggtgagcgaatctgttgcgCTTGCAAATAGGCAAATCAAGGAAGCAGAGACTGGATACAGAGAGGGATTGGCCCAGCTAGATATAAGTTATAAAAGGGATATAGAGAGTTTAACCAAGAAATGGACAGAAAGTGAGAGAGTTCTTCTGGCAGAGAAAGTGGAGGCCATCAGTAAGCTGGAAGCTTCAGAGCAGGAGAGGATGGATCTAGAAAGCTGCTACTTGGAAAAGTTAAGAAACCTGGAGGCAAAGTTTCAGGAGCAGATTGGGGATCTCCGGGATCTCCATAACCATGAAATTCATGTTCTGGAGGACAGATATTTGCAGAGGGTACGGCAGCTAGAGGAAACTCTCAACAACTACCAGAAGGAACCCCAGGAGATGCCTTCACCTCGGGAGGGGAACCTAAGCCAAGGGAGCACAGCCGACATGGACACCACACTTGTTCTGAGGGAGCGGATCCTTGAGCTGGAGGCCGAGATGGACCTCATGAGAGAACAGATGGACCAGAAACAACTGGAAGCAAACATATCCTCCCTGAAGGAGAAATACCAGGCCGACTTTGAGAAGCTAAAG GCGACGTGCGAGCGGGGCTTTGCCGCCATGGAGGAGACTCATCAGAAGAAGATCGAAGAGCTACAGCGCCAGCACCAGCGCGAACTGGAGAAACTGCGGGACGAGAAGGACAGACTGCTGGCTGAGGAGACTGCCGCCACCATCTCAG CCATCGAAGCGATGAAAAATGCTCACCGAGAGGAGCTGGAGAGAGAACTGGAGAAGTCTCATCGCTCGCAGATCAGCAGCATCAACGCAGACGTGGAGTCTTTGCGCAGGCAGTACCT AGAGGAGTTACAGTCAATCCAGAGGGAACTGGAGGTCCTTTCGGAGCAGTACTCCCAGAAATGCCTGGAGAACGCCCATCTGGCCCAGGCTCTGGAAGCAGAACGCCAGGCCCTGCGGCAGTGTCAGCGGGAGAACCAAGAGCTCAACGCACATAACCAG GAACTGAATAATCGCCTGGCCTCTGAGATCACACGGCTACGGACACTGCTAATGGGGGACGGAGATGGAGGGGACGTATCGCCTCTCACCCAAGGGAAGGATGCCTATGAGCTGGAG GTCCTTCTCCGAGTAAAAGAGTCGGAAATACAGTACCAGAAACAGGAGATCAGTTCCTTGAAAGATgagctgcagactgcactgagg GATAAGAAATACGCCAGTAATAAGTACAAGGACATCTACACGGAGCTCAGCAACGTGAAAGCCAAGGCCGAGTGCGACATCAGTCGACTGAAGGAACAGCTCAAGTCAGCCACAGAGCTACTGGGTGACAAGTCGCCTGAGAACACGGCGGTGCCTGGATACG ATATTATGAAATCAAAAAGCAATCCAGATTTCCTGAAGAACGACAGGTCCAGCATAAACAGACAGTTGCGGAACATCAGGTCCAAG AGCCTGAAGGAGGGGCTGACCGTCCAGGAGCGTCTCAAAATATTCGAATCCCAGAACTATAAGAAAAACTAA